The genomic segment TAAATACCGGTATGAACGACCGACCGGAGTGAAATGCGAACTGCTCGAATCGGGAACTATGACACTGACTCACTCTGTCACGGCGAGCGCCTCGTTCGGTCCCATCGTCCCGCTCCAGCTCGGGGGCGGACTCCTCTGGCTCGCACTGCTCTTTCTCGTACTCGCACTGGTCGCAGGGGTGCTGGGGGCCCGTGGAGTGGCTGGTCTGAGCATGGACATCGCGAAATGGCTGGTTATCATCTTCGTCGTGCTCGCGGTCGTCACCTTCCTGCTGTAGGTGAGCGACGACTCCTGGCCAGCGTCGCCGCTCGGCTACCGCGACGATACCGGTCCCGCATCGGGAAGCGCCGTCGCGCGTAGGCGTGTGATACCGCTTGAACGACCTCGATGAGTCAAATACGCGATCGGTCAATCCCCCATATGAGCCTCACGCAGCTAGCCGTCGCTGGGCGCTGGGCAGTCAGGGTCCTCCAGACGCAGGGCGGACGCGCGCTGGCGGAGGTCCTGCTCGCGCTCACCCTGTTCGCAGCTATCACGACCGCCCTCGCACACTACCACATCGGCGGCCTGCTCCTCCGTCTCACCAAGTGGCTCTCGCTCCTGCTTCTCGGTCTGGTGGTCGCGTTCCTGTTCCTGTAGCTCCCCGAGACGACCGTTCAGAGCGCTCGAACGGCGTCGACGGCGGCGTCGAGCGACGGGGCGTCGAAGACCTCGCCCCCGACGTAGGCGTTCGTGCCGGCACAGTAGAGGTCGCGAGCGGCCGCGACGACGGACTCGTCGAGCGGCTCGGGCGACTCGTCACAGAGCGATTTCCAGTCCGCGATACCCTCCGCAGTCGCCTCCTCTTTCGCGGCGCGTACGGCCTCGACCCAGTCGGGCTGGGTGCGTTTGTGATACTGGCGGATGACCTCCTTCGAGACCTGCTGGCCGTCGTAGGAGAAGCGGTTCTCGTCGAAGGTGCCGACCACGTCGGCCACGCGAATCCCCCCGTCGTGGTAGAGACACTCGATTTTGCCGTCCTCGTGGACCAGACCCGCCTCGG from the Halomicroarcula saliterrae genome contains:
- a CDS encoding DUF1328 family protein, yielding MTLTHSVTASASFGPIVPLQLGGGLLWLALLFLVLALVAGVLGARGVAGLSMDIAKWLVIIFVVLAVVTFLL